The region CGGAGGACACTGGGTGGGGGCGACAGGGGCGGGTTTCATGGCAGCGCGAGTGTGGATGCGGTGTGTGCCCAGATGCAGAGTCTGGGTGGGAGATGCGCGCGCGAGCGGCTGGGTGGTGAAGGCGTGGTGGGGCGGTGGGCGTGAccggggcggggctgggcggtgggcggggcgggccggggcgGGCCTGGTGCCCTGAGCGCCCGCTCCCCGGCGCCGGGCGCTCTAGGAAGCCAGGTACCCGGCGTCCACGAGTATGCCCGAGCCGCTGGTGGAGGCGCTGCGGTCGCTGAGCAGGAAGAGGATGCTGTTGACCACGTCCTCCGTCTCTGCGGGGATCGGCGGGGGACCGGCGGGATCAGCGCGGTGTGTCCCGGCCGCCCTGGTCGCGCCCTCCGCTCCCCGAAGCCCCGCTGACCTGCAAACTTCTGCAGGGGGTGACGCTCCTTCAGTTTCCGGGCGATCTCGGGGTCCGTCATGACTTTGTGGCCCATGGCCGTCAGCACCACCGTGGGGTTCACGGAGTTTACCCGGATCTAGGGCCAAGGGGCCAAAGACGGCGGCCTCAGCGAGTAGGTGAGCCTCTGTGCTCCCCCCCACCACCTGCGGAACTCGCTTACTGTGTTCAGTCAGTCGCTGCCCAGAGCCTTGGATGGTCCTCGGGCCTCTCCCATGCCGTCTGCCGCCCCTTACCATTGCCAGCCCCtacccctgctccccagcccacCTTTGTGTGATCCCCAGGTCCTCCCCTCCCATGCCCACCTTGTATGGCCCCAGCTCCGCGGCCATGGCTCTGGTGAATACACTTATTGCGCCCTTGGTGGAGCCTGCGGAGGGAGGGCAGCACTGAGGACCCCTTAGCCCTCTCTGCACAGACGCTAAGCCCCAGCGCCCAGGATCTCCTCATGGATGGATGGGGTACGGGCTGGGCAGAGGGACTCACTGTAGACAGATAGGTTGGGTAAAGTGACATGGGCCACCATGCTGGAGACATGGACAATGGAGCCAGGCACTCCGCGGTGGATCATTCCCCGGGCCACGATCTAGAAACCGGGAGAGGGGCAGCCTGATCTCACTGTACTCCCGGCCGGGCCTTGTCATCCTTGGGCCTTGCTCCCCCACTGGCTCACCTGGGACACCTGCACCAGTGAGCGCAGGTTCACATTGATGGTCCTGCAGAGGGCAGACAGTCAGAGCGTCCAAGGCCACATCGGCCCCATGTCCTCAGCAACCACTCCCCAGTCCACCTGCTCTCCTACTCCCCACCTGTCGAAGACCTCCTTGGTGACCTCCAGGAAGGGCTGCAGTGGCGCCACGGCAGCGTTGTTCACCAGCAGGTCCACGGGGCCCACGTTGCCCAGTGCCCGCTCCGTGGCGTCCCAGTCACCCAGGTCCACACACACAGTCTGTATCCCGGGACACTGTGGAGAGGCAGTGGTCAGTGATCAAGGAGGTGGTCCCAGCAGGCTCATGAGGCACCCGGAGCGTGTGGGGTCAGGCTTGGGCCGTGACCGGGCTGCTCGCCTCCTTGGAGAGGCTGACTAGGTCAGTGTCGGTGCGGCTCACGGCTACCACCTTGGCTCCCAGGGCATGCAGGGCCTTCACAGTGTCCCTCCCGATCCCTGCAGGGGGGCACCGGGTGGGCAGATACCCCAGTACATCTGGGTCAAGGCTGAGGACTGAGGCTGCAGCCTCTTCCACTCAGGAAAGAGCAGTGAGGGGGTGCCAGCCAGAGTCAGAGGCCCGGCCGGCCAGGATCTGGCCAAGGGAGGCCCCAGAGAACAGCTCCTTTCCACTGAGCCCAGGGAAGAGACCCTGTCTGGATGTCCCCGTCTGCGTAGCCTGAACCTGAAGGCCACTGTCTCGGGTGGGGGGTCTTGCACTGACCAAGTAGAGGCAGTGTCCTGTCCCAGGGCGGCCTGATGGGTGGTGGACGTCACCCGGGGCCGGGGTGTGGTAGGGAGGCAGGCGCTGGCGGGGAGGGCTGTGACAGGCATGGAGGGACTCACAGACCCCAGCACAGGCGTGTGAGGCTTCCAGTCTGGCCACCTTACTCTCCACCTCGGCCCCTCCCGCACCCCCACCTGCTCATACGTacctttccctgcccctgtcaCCAGGGCCGGCAGTCCTCTGAAATTCAGTTGCATGGTGCCGACTCTGAGCCTGTGTGCagcaggagaggagggcagggaggtttTAAAGGCCTGGGGCGGGCCGTTGGGGTGCCGTGGAGGAAGGGGGGGTGCTGGAGgcgcagggcaggggcggggcatCACTGCAGTCTCTACTTCCTTGTTTACAGGAATCTTCTGCCCTCCCCAGCACAACCCAAAGGTGCTGGTCAAAAGCTGCACCATGAGgtttggaaaaggaaacaaaggggcttgtgggtggctcagtcgaagtgtctgactcttgagaccggctcaggttgtgatcgtGCATCAGattccatgctgagcttggagcctgtgtgggattctctccccctccctctgcccctctccccgacttgcactttctctccaaataaataaatatttaaaaaaaaacagaaaagaaaaataggggcgcctggatggctcagtcacttaagcgtcgacttcggctcaggtcatgatctcgcagttcatgagttcgagccccgtgtcgggctctgtgctgacacctcggagcctggagcctgcttccgattctgtgtctccctctctctgcccttcccccactcacgctctgtctgcctgtctctctctcaaaaataaaaataaagattaaaaaaattaacaacaacaaaaacagaaaaaaaattaaccgcGGAGTAGGAACGTGGCCCTTCTTGGATGGTGGGGACGGATGGCCTGGAGCTGGCCCCTGCAGGCCTCGagcaggcgcccctggattataGCCCAGGCATACTGGGTTTGAGGCCGTTCTCCTGCCCCGCTGACCCCGACTCCACCACGGCCCTAGTCTGTGGCCTCCAGAGTCTTCCTCACTGGCCCCTGGCCGGCCTAGGACACCCGCCCCCTGGCTTCCAAGCCCAGAGCCCAAGCCTATCCACAGGTGTGGCCACCCTACCGGCCTCATTCCCTCTCAGGTGTGGCTCGGGGAGGGGGCGGTTCTCCCTCCCGGCTGTCGCTGTcctgttttggctccctccccccactctgaAACTTCATCTTGGCACAAATCGGCGGACTCTTCCGGGCCCCAGAGGCCTCACTGGGCTTCTCCTCTGTGCCACTGCTACCTGTGGGTTCTGATGGTGATTGCACTTCTGGCAGCAAGCCCCAGGCCTGTCCTGAGCACCTTCTGGTCCCGGGTCCCGGGCCTCACGGGACCCATGCCGCTGTCCACAGGTTCGGGGGTCAGGGCAGGACACGTGACAGGTCTACCAGGCCCTCCCGATCCAGAGGTGTGCCCCACCGTCTCTCCCTCACTCAGACCTGGCCAGCGCCCCAGGAAGAGAGGCTCCCGTCCTAAAGCCCATCCTGCCTCTTGGAGACCCCCTCAGTCCTGCAGACCCAGCTGGGCTTGCCCTCTGGGCGCGTCCTTGGCTTGCGAATCATCGGCGAGTGAAATGGAGGGAGTCCTTGCCCTGACACAGGGAACTCGTGCAGTCTGGCTTCCTTCCCAGACACCTGTTGGACATTTGTTCCCAAGAGGGACTCAAGGTGCCAGCTGTGGGGGTGGGACAAGGAGCCGGTCCTGTGTGCGAGGCTCCAGAGAGCACATTAGCCAGGTGCCTGGGAAGCGCCTTTATGCAGCGCGGGGCTGAGCTCTCATCTGCGGGATCCTCCCACAGGTCTCTGAGATCCCCAGGAGAGAGCACACCTGCTTCCGCCCCTCTCCGAGCCCTGGGGGGGGACGGCTTCCGCGTGGCCTGGGGGACagtccccagccccctgcccacccttTGCCTGATCTGCTCGCAGAGGTCCCTCTGGGGAGTGTTCTCCCAAACACCCACAGCTTAAAATTGTCTCCCTACATCCCTCAACCCACACCCCGAATCAGAACACCCGGCAGCACTCGCCCCACTCCACCAAGGCCACCACGACATTCCAGACACATTCAAGTGCTACGgatcatttttattctgaaattattcAGGGTTGCAAGGATAGTACAACCGTTTTCTCTGAACCATTTTGAGAGTAGTTTGCAAAACTAGCACCCCATCACCCACAAGTAGCTTAGTGTCTGTTTCCTTCAAATGGACAttatcctacacacacacacacacacacacacacacacaccagccaagGGACTAACACCACATGTCCCCGCCATGTGTCCTCAGCTCCCTTTCAGGTCTTAAAAATTGTCCCAGTGATGTTCTTGTTGTAAAGAACGGCTTCATTGAGGTATAGTCGATAGATAATCAGAAATGCAACTGAGCAAATATTGAACATGTGACTTTATTAATCAGTTCGTGGATTAGGCATCATCTCATCCCCAAGCAGAGAGGAACTCCGTTGAGCTGCAGAAAAggaagggttttttgtttttttttttttttcatcgtttatttatttttgggacagacagagacagagcatgaacgggggaggggcagagagagagggagacacagaatcggaaacaggctccaggctccgagccatcagcccagagcccgacgcggggctcgaactcacggaccgcgagatcgtgacctggctgaagtcggacgcccaaccgactgtgccacccaggcgcccctaggaagggtttttaaggaagagagggaatggaaaaaaggaaattagtagCAAAGAATGCATTGTTTTAGGCCAGGTGGCCCTCCTAAGGGGAACAGAAGGGGTCCCTCAGTACATGTCCTGGTGCTGACCAGGGCATTCTCCGGATGACTGGCTAACAGGTCCCTGACGTGAGTGACTACATTTGGGGCCCCGCGGTTTCCTTTTTAGCAATACTAAACTGCACAGATTTACCGTACAGTGAGAGCAGCTGGGGCCCAGCCCCGCGAACTCATCACCACAACCGGGGTCATAAACAGACCGATCGGCTCCCCAGGCTTCCTCGTGTCCAGCTGCTTCTGTGCTTGTGGTGGCAACAAGTGGCCCAAGCCCCTGCCCCCAAGCGCTCCAGCGCGGGAAGACTGCTCCCCCATTgccctcccgcccctcccacTCAGCGCATCCCCGGAACTTACTCTCCTGGCCAGCTGGAAATGCCCCATTTCAGTTCTGGGTAGTGAAAGGGCCCAATCCAAGGTCACCGTTGCTGGGGCTGGCTCATCCCTCTTGCCTCCCTCGCTCCAGGACACTCTtcagtctttccttgactttAAGACCTTTTGGAGACTGGAGGTCGGTTCTTTTGCAGAAAGTCCCTCAGCTCCGCCTTGCCCGGGGTCCATCGCGATTAGATGCTGCGCGTCTCTGGTCAGGAGCGCCAGGGAGGCGGCGCCCTGTCTCACAGCTCGCCGTCAGCTGGTGACCTGTGTCACCACTGGTGCCGTTAGCTCCGACCCAGGGGTGGAAGGTGACGGCGCTGGACCTCACAGCTCGGTCCTTCACACTAAGAAGAACGTGGCTGCCGCAGCTTCGTGTGTCCTCTGAATCGCGGGCAAAATGTCCCCGTGGCCACACGGACTCGGAAGTACGCAGGGAAAGGAGTTCTGGGTCCAGGGGCGGCCGTGCGCAGCACGCACCCACCGGTGCAAACTCGCCACGGAGCACTTCGCTTCCGGGGAAAGCCAGGAGCAAGACGGGCCTGACGTCATTCAGCCGACAGCCCGCCCTGGACACGTGCTGCCCTGGACCCCACGGGCGGCGCATCCCTTCTTGTGTCTCAGCCACCCTGTAACCGACACGGAAGGCGGGCCACCGCTGGCTCGGAGGATGGCAGATGGGGCGGgaccaggaggaggggagagcaagCAAACGGGCTGACGGGCACGCGAAGACGCACACAAATCACAACGGAATGGCCGTGGCGCTCTTTCCTGCAACTGGCCACGTGGCCACACGGTCACAACTACTGTGCACCCGCCACCAGCCCGCGCCTCTTTGCCCTCGGCTGACCCGGGCTCCTCGCCCGCTGGAGGAAGAGCCCAGCACTCGCACGGCTCCGACTGCGCCCTGGCCCTGCTACCTCTGTGGCGATCACTATCGCGTCGCCTCTGGGGACTAAGCGTCACTCGGAATCCCTGCCCCCGTTGAACTCCGGAAGCCCGGCTGGACGGCCACCGTTCCGACCGAGCGCGGCCGCAGAGAAGAGCCCGATGGGAATTTATGTCCCAAAAGGGTGCCGAGAAGGGCGTCCCCCGGGCTCCGGGTCCGGCAAAGTCGCTCCCGCGGGAACGTTCCAGTCTCTCTGCGCCCGTGGGCACCTTCCCGCACAGCGTGCCACGGAGCCCGCATTTCCAGAGGGTTCTGGCGGCCACCCTTGTGCCGGGTCCCCGTCCGCCGGGCAAGCGCGGGCAGACCCACAGGTTGCCACGCATGCGGCGGGCAGGCTCTGCCCAGGGAGCCACGCGCACGTCTGCGTGGAGCTTCCTGCTCCTTCTGCACCGGCCCCACACCCTGGCGCCCGTTCCACACAGATGCGTCCCCGCTCCTGTGCATCTGAATCAGCAAACCCGGGCGATTGCTCTGGTGAGCCTCCCTTCTCACGTCCCACCGGGACCTCACGTCCATCGAGTCTGCCGAGCGGCtagagcaggggggtggggggggcgtgcACCTGCGAGGACCAGCAGGCTCCGCAGGGGACCCTCTCTGGGGCCGCCGTGACCGCTTCTTCAGGCAAAGAGACGCTGAGCTCCTGGGACACTTAGGGGTTCACCGCGTGCGTCCGTGTGTCCGGTCCGAGACTTCCGGGCCCCACTCTTCACCGACTGTTGCTGTAGCGTTGACACAGGGTCCCTGGGGCGTGAGGGGTCTGTTTGCACTGTAAGGGTGAGGCTTTGTGCGGCCGCAGAGGGGCGGGCGTGTCTTCTAGGACTCAGGTCCCTCCTGCGGGCCTGGGGCTGGGacgacccctccccccacacctgcagcaccaggaggccCTTGGGACCTGTGCTGGGAGTGGCCACCTGCCACACCCCACGTGCCTCAGCATCCCAGCTTCCGCCGGGGTCTCTCAGAGCCGGGCCGAGACCATGAGGGTGAGTGACGGGGCCTGCGTCGGGGGGCAGGGTGACAATGTGCAGGCTGGGCAGACCCCCGGGGGCCGGAGACCGGGCAGAGGGACGAGGCGGCCTGGGGGCCTCACACAGCCCCACGCACACCTGCCCCAGCTCACACACGTACACACCCACCCGCACGcgttccccacccccaggcacacCACACGCACATATACTTGCCCCCACACCTGCTTTACTGACTGTTTTCTACCCCTGAGATTCTGAGTTCTTCAGCTCACCAAATCAGCCCTCCGGGGCCTGCCtctgccctctggcttctggcctcgggcctctgccctctcccttctcGCCTCGGGCAGACCGTGGAGGCTGTCTTCCCAGGGATCGGGCCCTGAGTCAAGAGGGTGAGGGCACTTGCACCCCAGGGCAACAGCGGAAGGGGCGTCCGTGCCCGGAGCAGGGCTGTGGAGCAAAGGTTTGCCAGGGGCCCTCACATCTGCCCCGGTGCCCGACACGGGCTCATCGGAGTCTCCGAGAGGAAGGTCACGAACAGTGTGACCACCCACCCACCGCAAGCCGGCCTGTGCTCTGCACTGGAGGTGTGTGTGGCGGACCCACCGGGGACGGGGACAATGAAACGGGCCACAAGAAGGGTGTGACCCAGGCTGTGGCGGGGGCGCCCGTGCAGGGAGCCCCCACCCGGGGCCGGGGCGAGGAGCGGGCGCCCACCTGCTTGGCAAAACGCCAGGCCTCTAGTATTGCGGGTGGTGGAGAATTCGCGGCCCAGAGAGGTCCGCCCTCGCCTCTGCTCCTGGGACGCGACCTCCAGGCCTCTGCAGGGTCCCGCCTGCCAGGCATGTCTTGGTTCGCCTGGGGGCCTTGGCCACGGGGTGGTCTCAGGTGCGActtgtgctgggggggggggggtggggggcttcagGAGATGTAGTATCAGGCCCGGCCTCTGGGGACGGCTGGAGTCTAAAGGTCGGCCTGCCACATAGGCGGTAATGAAGTCGCAGTAAAAACCCTGCACACCGAGGGCTCAGGCAAGCCTCCCTGGCAGTGTTTTGCGTGCGTTGTCACATGTCAGGACTCTGAGGGGAGGAGACAGTGGGAAGCTCCCCCCGACCCCTGCCCAAGGtctacctctgtctctccctgtggtGAGAGGGCCTGGGAGGAGGACTTCGTCTGGATCACGCAGCAGGTGCTGtgagatggggcgggggggggggggagggcagggagaggcctCGGGTGCCCAGGGGCACCACATGAAAAGCCTGGCTGCAGCTGGACAAAGGTCGTTCCCAGGACTCTGGGCTTGCTTCTCAGGCTCTGTCCTTGAGGTCCTCAAGAGGGAGGGAGGTTTTAGTTGACTTTGAGGAGAGCACCCTTGAGTAGACCTGCCTGAAACCAGACCTCGCCACTTGAGCTGCAAAGAGGACGCTTGAGCGGGATGGGGCGGAACTGAGTCAGAGCTGGCTCGGATCAGGGACAGGTGGGCTCCCGGTGGGGGGAAGGGACTTCCCACCGAAGGGCCAGCCCCTGCGAGGCCCACAGAAAAGGCTGGGCTCTAGGCTGTGCTCAGGAAGGGTATGGAGGACTCTGGGAGGCTTGGGCACCAGACAGGCCTGTAAGGAGGCCGCCCACAGTCCGGATCCCACCCTGCTGTCTGGGCTGGAAGGTTTTTCGTTGGGAGGGCCTGGAAAATTCCATGGCTGGGAGGCACGGACGGGCACGGTCTCTACACCTGCAGAATGTGGACACAGTGCTTAGAAACCAAGGCTGTCTCCCAAAGGGCATTTCAGTGCCACGGCGTaggggggggggtgcaggtgCCCTTGTGCTGGTCACGCTGAGCAAGTGGCAGCCTCCTGCTGTGGGACCCGGCCCTCCCCCAGAGCCAGAGCCACAGCCCCGTCGTCACCCAcggctcagcccagagcctgcattTGTTCCAGACCTTTCCTCGGCGCCACTGGCCACCTGCTGCCCACCAGGACCCGCTGGTTCTACTTCGGGAGGAGTTCTTGATCTGCCTGtgccccatttccctctccccgAGGCCAGGTCACCCGCACTCTCGCTGGCTCCCAGCCACGTCGGCCGGTAGAGGCCCGGGCTCTCTCCCCACTCG is a window of Prionailurus viverrinus isolate Anna chromosome E1, UM_Priviv_1.0, whole genome shotgun sequence DNA encoding:
- the LOC125151680 gene encoding carbonyl reductase [NADPH] 2-like; amino-acid sequence: MQLNFRGLPALVTGAGKGIGRDTVKALHALGAKVVAVSRTDTDLVSLSKECPGIQTVCVDLGDWDATERALGNVGPVDLLVNNAAVAPLQPFLEVTKEVFDRTINVNLRSLVQVSQIVARGMIHRGVPGSIVHVSSMVAHVTLPNLSVYSSTKGAISVFTRAMAAELGPYKIRVNSVNPTVVLTAMGHKVMTDPEIARKLKERHPLQKFAETEDVVNSILFLLSDRSASTSGSGILVDAGYLAS